A part of Criblamydia sequanensis CRIB-18 genomic DNA contains:
- a CDS encoding glycosyltransferase family 2 protein: MSISVIIPVFNAACYIENALQSIYQQTLKPLEIIVVDDGSTDDLKSVLEKHSPSIQYLYQENQGPASARNAGIQRARGDFIAFLDADDVWQKKTQQILYNELSKNLELDGCWGKIQVQILKENTFIDSHTPQKAPSFACALFRKEAFEKAGLLNPEYRQSEDVEWFLRAKNMGLNFHFIEDTLLYYRLHKTNITKNVKENQFFLMRALKSSTNSNKI; this comes from the coding sequence ATGTCAATTAGTGTGATTATCCCGGTTTTTAACGCGGCTTGTTATATAGAAAATGCACTTCAATCGATCTATCAGCAAACTTTAAAACCTTTAGAAATAATTGTTGTAGATGATGGCTCAACCGATGATCTAAAAAGCGTCTTAGAAAAACATAGTCCCTCTATTCAATATCTATATCAAGAAAATCAAGGGCCAGCTTCTGCTCGAAATGCGGGGATTCAAAGAGCTAGGGGTGATTTTATTGCTTTTCTTGATGCCGATGATGTGTGGCAAAAAAAAACCCAACAGATTTTATATAATGAGCTTTCTAAAAATCTTGAACTGGATGGCTGCTGGGGAAAAATCCAGGTTCAAATCTTAAAGGAAAATACTTTCATCGACAGCCATACCCCCCAAAAAGCGCCAAGCTTTGCCTGCGCTCTTTTTCGAAAGGAAGCTTTTGAAAAAGCTGGTTTATTAAACCCGGAATACCGGCAAAGCGAAGATGTCGAATGGTTTTTAAGGGCTAAAAATATGGGTTTAAATTTCCATTTTATTGAAGATACCCTTTTATATTACCGGCTTCATAAGACCAACATCACAAAAAATGTTAAAGAAAACCAATTCTTTTTGATGAGAGCGCTTAAAAGCTCCACGAATTCAAATAAAATTTAA
- a CDS encoding PqqD family protein: MNNHSYKLNSQFVTYEVLEGEAVVVNLLSGIYYSLDNEQTYVWERLMENFSPEAIAYALSNRFSHPFNEIAPLVDAFASELEKENLIYKSFETSEPEVKLLPSDFAPKNLMPLQKFTEMKELLQLDPIHEVDEQGWPYPMPLSESACR; this comes from the coding sequence ATGAATAATCATTCTTACAAGCTCAATTCCCAATTTGTCACCTACGAAGTGCTAGAAGGGGAAGCTGTTGTTGTGAATTTGCTATCAGGGATTTATTATAGCTTAGATAATGAGCAAACTTATGTTTGGGAACGTCTCATGGAAAATTTTTCCCCGGAAGCTATCGCTTACGCTCTTTCCAATAGATTTTCTCACCCTTTTAATGAAATCGCACCCCTAGTTGACGCTTTTGCAAGCGAGTTAGAAAAAGAAAACCTGATTTATAAAAGCTTTGAAACTTCCGAACCTGAAGTAAAGTTATTACCCTCTGACTTTGCTCCAAAGAATCTAATGCCCCTACAAAAATTCACAGAGATGAAAGAGCTTCTTCAATTAGACCCCATTCACGAAGTGGATGAACAGGGTTGGCCTTATCCGATGCCTTTAAGTGAATCCGCATGTCGTTAA
- a CDS encoding nucleotidyltransferase family protein → MSHTIVDGWLPNKHQKLLLDAALIPNQSIEKWEEWLKEKNLEDIDEASYRLLPLIWHRLHHLKYQHPLMSRLKGVYLHTWAKNKRLFYHGEGIIKKLQDKNIPVLLIKGPALLLTYQDFALRPMNDFDLMVKRDQFELAIQVLQENGWSNGKQKNLSATSFKLYHAVNFTNEEKIAIDLHQALVTELVGEKEDASFWQLSKKVQLRGSIEPYLLSDEDLFFQTCIHGLRWNPVTSLRWVLDACTILNSKKKFDWERVLKLCESYRLKIPVWKALFYLKENYIKDLDTTIIQQFSSTTEEEEREYRFYQNPRGLEGKWGVIWTHALKRRRFKKGFFSLAKEIVNVFLKSRNIQNSKEFISFIRKKFFVILRS, encoded by the coding sequence ATGTCTCATACTATCGTTGATGGCTGGTTACCGAATAAACATCAAAAGCTTCTTCTTGATGCAGCCTTGATTCCGAATCAATCCATAGAAAAATGGGAGGAATGGCTAAAAGAAAAAAATCTTGAAGATATCGATGAAGCTTCCTATAGGCTTTTACCTCTGATTTGGCATCGGCTTCATCATTTAAAGTATCAACACCCGTTAATGTCGCGTTTAAAGGGCGTTTATCTTCACACATGGGCAAAGAATAAGAGATTATTTTACCATGGGGAAGGGATTATAAAAAAACTTCAGGATAAAAACATCCCTGTTTTGCTTATTAAAGGCCCGGCTCTTTTACTTACCTATCAGGATTTTGCCCTAAGACCCATGAATGATTTTGATTTAATGGTAAAACGAGATCAATTTGAGCTTGCAATTCAAGTGCTGCAAGAAAATGGATGGTCGAATGGCAAGCAAAAAAATTTAAGCGCTACCTCATTTAAACTCTATCATGCAGTAAATTTCACAAATGAGGAAAAGATAGCAATCGATCTTCATCAAGCCTTAGTCACAGAACTTGTTGGAGAAAAAGAAGATGCAAGTTTTTGGCAGTTATCTAAAAAAGTTCAATTAAGAGGGTCAATTGAGCCTTATTTACTTTCGGATGAGGATTTATTTTTCCAAACCTGCATTCATGGCTTGCGATGGAACCCTGTCACCTCCTTAAGATGGGTTTTGGATGCTTGCACTATTTTAAATTCCAAGAAGAAGTTTGACTGGGAGAGGGTGCTTAAACTTTGCGAATCTTATAGATTAAAGATTCCCGTTTGGAAAGCTCTCTTTTATTTAAAAGAAAATTACATAAAAGATTTGGATACAACGATTATTCAACAATTTTCTTCCACTACAGAAGAGGAAGAAAGAGAGTATCGTTTTTACCAGAATCCAAGAGGGCTTGAGGGTAAATGGGGAGTCATTTGGACGCATGCCCTAAAGAGAAGACGTTTTAAAAAAGGTTTTTTCAGTCTTGCAAAAGAAATCGTGAATGTCTTTCTTAAATCAAGAAATATTCAAAACTCAAAAGAGTTTATTAGTTTTATCCGAAAAAAATTCTTTGTTATTTTAAGAAGTTGA
- a CDS encoding MFS transporter has product MTVNPQKQFFVILLIVFLGFLGISMPYLIFPALFLNPDYDILDENATATAQALYLGVTLAVYPLGQFVGSPILGALSDDYGRKKLLTASLVVSAFFNLLTGFAISKHILWLLIASRFGAGLMEGNIAIARAMATDIKAISKQKTLGKINAAASIAYLIGPFFGGLLTDKNISESFTTATPFYFTSLLLLALTALAGVVLKGQTVTPSKMRSFWTRINLYNRLKNLFKNKTLQLLMILSTCFTIAVDIFYEFGPVFLTLKWDLSPADLIYYNGILCIGLALGNGFLPKYFTNSPSNRQPIILSIFGFSLLLLLMIITEFPYLMLFFFGVSGLVIGLAVTLITVKISDSASDQIQGEVLGVQHSLRVLGDGIICLFGGFLLLVSSKAILVAAAMIALLTMIYSYYRLA; this is encoded by the coding sequence ATGACGGTTAATCCCCAAAAACAATTTTTTGTCATTCTTCTAATTGTTTTCTTAGGTTTTCTTGGGATTTCAATGCCTTATCTAATCTTCCCGGCCTTATTTCTTAACCCGGATTACGATATTTTAGATGAGAATGCAACCGCTACGGCTCAAGCTCTTTATCTTGGCGTTACTTTAGCGGTTTACCCTTTAGGCCAGTTTGTTGGCTCGCCTATTTTGGGGGCTCTCTCAGACGATTACGGAAGGAAAAAGCTTTTAACGGCAAGCCTTGTGGTATCTGCCTTCTTTAATTTATTGACCGGATTTGCCATTTCGAAACACATTCTTTGGCTCCTTATCGCTTCAAGGTTTGGCGCAGGCCTTATGGAAGGAAACATTGCCATTGCAAGGGCTATGGCTACAGACATCAAAGCCATATCCAAGCAGAAAACCCTTGGTAAAATCAATGCGGCAGCCTCTATTGCCTACCTCATAGGCCCTTTTTTTGGAGGTCTCTTAACCGATAAAAACATATCGGAGTCTTTTACAACAGCTACCCCTTTTTATTTTACAAGCCTTCTTCTTTTGGCGTTAACCGCTCTTGCGGGAGTTGTTTTAAAAGGACAAACGGTGACCCCAAGCAAAATGAGAAGTTTTTGGACAAGAATCAACCTCTACAATCGACTTAAAAATCTTTTCAAAAATAAAACTTTGCAACTTTTAATGATCCTCTCCACTTGCTTTACGATAGCGGTCGATATCTTTTATGAATTTGGGCCTGTTTTTTTGACTTTAAAATGGGACTTAAGTCCAGCAGACCTTATCTACTATAACGGGATTCTTTGCATAGGCTTGGCTTTAGGCAATGGCTTTTTACCTAAATATTTTACCAATAGCCCCTCTAATAGACAGCCTATCATTCTTTCAATTTTTGGGTTTTCTCTTTTGCTTTTATTGATGATCATTACAGAATTTCCTTACCTTATGCTTTTCTTTTTTGGGGTCAGCGGACTTGTGATTGGGCTTGCCGTCACATTGATAACGGTAAAAATTTCTGATTCGGCATCCGATCAAATTCAGGGAGAAGTGTTAGGCGTCCAGCATTCCTTAAGAGTTTTAGGCGACGGGATTATTTGCCTTTTTGGAGGTTTTCTACTTCTTGTCTCATCTAAAGCGATTTTAGTTGCGGCAGCAATGATTGCTCTATTAACTATGATTTATTCCTACTACCGATTGGCTTAA
- a CDS encoding GNAT family N-acetyltransferase: MQIERITNNNQETALKFLNKYEDSAVFLIGNLERMGPDIGESQFSGNFKMVLDEDKIIAVFCLTKGGTLLVQSEVVDPLFKLILKSCEEEKIPIKGLIGEWAFGSLFWEHLKSIGVIKKENYFCKEVNYTLNLKEWKGHPSLKARALSLEDYQDWKLLRMDYLEEQGLPTSLSEKERVYEYGNKVKNSLVWGLFEENRLLSIAEINAKTNQIGTVGGVYTVESERKKGHGRALMNRLIHDCKENLQLRKLIIFTGEKENIPAQKLYESLGCQKVGHLALCFGE; encoded by the coding sequence ATGCAAATTGAAAGAATCACGAATAATAACCAAGAAACAGCTCTTAAATTTTTAAATAAATATGAAGACTCTGCCGTTTTTCTTATAGGAAATTTGGAAAGAATGGGCCCAGATATTGGTGAAAGCCAATTTTCAGGAAATTTCAAAATGGTTTTGGATGAGGATAAGATTATCGCTGTTTTTTGTTTGACAAAAGGCGGCACTCTTCTTGTTCAATCAGAAGTTGTCGATCCGCTATTTAAGCTTATTCTAAAAAGTTGCGAAGAGGAAAAAATCCCAATCAAAGGGTTGATTGGAGAGTGGGCTTTTGGAAGTCTATTTTGGGAACATCTAAAATCAATCGGTGTGATTAAAAAAGAAAATTACTTTTGCAAAGAAGTCAATTACACTTTGAATTTAAAGGAATGGAAAGGGCACCCTTCTCTAAAAGCCAGGGCGCTTTCTTTAGAAGACTATCAAGATTGGAAACTTCTTCGAATGGATTATCTTGAGGAACAGGGGTTGCCGACCTCTCTTTCAGAAAAAGAAAGGGTTTACGAATACGGTAATAAGGTTAAGAATAGTCTTGTTTGGGGCTTATTTGAAGAAAATAGACTTTTAAGCATTGCCGAAATCAATGCTAAAACTAATCAAATCGGAACAGTCGGCGGTGTTTACACAGTTGAAAGCGAGAGAAAAAAAGGGCATGGAAGAGCTTTAATGAACCGTTTAATTCATGACTGTAAAGAAAATTTACAACTTCGAAAGCTCATTATTTTTACCGGAGAAAAAGAAAATATTCCGGCTCAAAAACTATACGAATCGCTTGGCTGTCAAAAAGTTGGCCATCTGGCCTTATGTTTTGGCGAATAA
- the thrS gene encoding threonine--tRNA ligase: MIHKDKKLDLPEGSTAKNLADQLNLKNPNEAVAVHINGLLKDLSTPLKEGDAVQFFNFEDKEGKEVFWHTSAHVLAQAILRLYPEAKPTIGPPIEHGFYYDFANLNLSEDDFPKIEKEMEAIVKENYVSQKETFSSKDEAKKAFSSNPYKLELIDGFNPEDALTGYRQGEFFDLCRGPHLHNLGKIKALKLLKTSGAYWKGDSNNEVLTRIYAITFPDRKLLKDYLTLLEEAKKRDHKVVGPKLDLFSLKEEAPGMPFIHPKGLLIWDSLIGFIKELLHERDYIEIKTPTLMSKELWERSGHWKNYRENMFTSEIEGREFAIKPMNCPGAILFYKSDSHSYRQLPLRVAEIGNVHRFEPSGSLSGLFRCRSFHQDDAHIFMKPEDIRGEILNVLNLADLLYSTFGLEYRLELSTRPESGTIGTDEEWEVATSGLKGALDDSGRVYRINEGDGAFYGPKIDFHIKDALGRTWQCGTVQLDMALPERFDIEYTAQDGTRKRPVMIHRALFGSLERFFGILIEHFAGKFPFWISPRQIRILTVADRHIDYANDLMARLKKHKFLVEVDDSSESVGKKVRSAQLDQVNYILTIGDKELENKTAALRTRDNVVHGEIDIDSFVAKLIEERRLKNLNSTYSSQ, encoded by the coding sequence ATCATCCACAAAGATAAAAAATTGGACCTTCCTGAAGGATCCACAGCTAAGAATCTAGCGGATCAGCTAAATTTAAAAAATCCCAATGAGGCGGTTGCCGTTCATATCAATGGCCTTTTAAAGGATTTATCGACGCCTTTAAAAGAGGGAGATGCCGTTCAGTTTTTTAATTTTGAGGATAAAGAGGGTAAAGAAGTTTTTTGGCATACGTCGGCCCATGTTCTTGCGCAAGCGATACTTCGCCTTTACCCTGAGGCCAAACCGACCATTGGACCCCCGATCGAGCATGGGTTTTACTACGACTTTGCAAATCTTAACCTTTCCGAAGACGATTTTCCTAAAATTGAAAAGGAAATGGAAGCGATCGTAAAAGAAAATTATGTTTCTCAAAAAGAGACGTTTTCTTCTAAGGATGAAGCGAAAAAAGCTTTCTCTTCAAATCCCTATAAACTTGAATTGATTGACGGGTTTAACCCGGAAGATGCGTTAACCGGCTATCGACAAGGGGAATTTTTTGATCTCTGCCGAGGCCCTCACCTACATAACTTAGGTAAAATAAAAGCTTTAAAATTGCTTAAAACCTCAGGGGCTTATTGGAAGGGTGATTCTAACAACGAAGTTTTAACTCGAATATATGCGATTACTTTTCCCGACAGAAAGTTACTAAAAGATTACCTGACGCTCTTAGAAGAAGCAAAAAAGCGCGATCATAAAGTCGTAGGGCCGAAACTTGATCTTTTTTCTCTGAAAGAAGAAGCCCCTGGAATGCCATTTATCCACCCCAAAGGCCTTTTAATTTGGGATTCGCTCATTGGTTTTATTAAAGAGCTTCTCCATGAACGCGATTACATAGAAATCAAAACGCCTACCCTAATGAGTAAAGAGCTTTGGGAGCGTTCCGGTCATTGGAAGAATTATCGAGAAAATATGTTCACCTCTGAAATTGAAGGCAGGGAATTTGCCATTAAGCCCATGAATTGCCCCGGTGCCATTCTTTTTTATAAATCCGACTCCCATAGCTACAGACAGCTTCCTTTAAGAGTGGCTGAAATTGGCAACGTGCACAGATTTGAGCCATCCGGTTCTCTTTCTGGGTTATTTAGATGCCGAAGCTTCCACCAAGATGACGCTCATATTTTCATGAAGCCGGAAGATATTCGAGGGGAAATCTTGAATGTTTTAAATTTAGCCGACCTTCTTTACTCCACTTTTGGCCTTGAATACCGATTAGAGCTTTCCACAAGACCTGAATCCGGCACTATTGGAACAGACGAAGAGTGGGAAGTGGCTACAAGCGGTTTAAAAGGGGCGCTTGATGACTCAGGCCGCGTCTACCGCATTAATGAAGGGGACGGGGCCTTCTACGGACCTAAAATTGACTTCCATATCAAGGATGCTCTTGGTAGAACCTGGCAGTGCGGTACGGTTCAGCTTGACATGGCGCTTCCTGAAAGATTCGACATCGAATACACAGCCCAAGACGGCACAAGAAAAAGACCCGTTATGATCCATAGAGCCCTTTTTGGATCCTTGGAGAGATTTTTCGGGATTTTAATTGAGCACTTCGCCGGAAAATTCCCCTTTTGGATATCGCCAAGGCAAATTAGAATTTTGACAGTAGCCGATAGGCATATCGATTACGCCAATGACTTAATGGCCAGATTAAAGAAGCATAAATTTCTTGTGGAAGTGGATGACTCAAGCGAATCGGTTGGAAAAAAGGTGAGGTCGGCTCAGCTTGATCAGGTCAATTATATTTTAACTATCGGTGATAAAGAGCTTGAGAATAAGACGGCTGCTTTAAGAACACGAGATAATGTCGTTCATGGCGAAATCGATATTGATTCGTTTGTCGCTAAGCTTATTGAAGAAAGAAGATTAAAAAATTTAAATTCAACTTATTCTTCTCAATAA
- a CDS encoding ParA family protein, with protein MTKKNTVIAVSSFKGGTAKTSTALHIGSALSKFHKKNVLLVDFDAQANLTTGLGFDPDEHDSMAEVLKSNKKLSDVIRKTSFKNLDLIPADTWLERVEVTDPLASDRYSHERLRDILKDAPYDAIIIDTPPSLCWLTESALIAAKHTLVCATPEFYSIKGLQRLSQFISNVSERHPLNVLGVLLSFWNSRGKSNDTFLEVIEETFPKKALKAKVRRDINVSEASIFGKPLFETAPGSRAAEDYKEVTKEILKRLA; from the coding sequence ATGACAAAGAAGAATACGGTCATTGCGGTCAGCAGCTTTAAAGGCGGGACTGCTAAAACGTCAACAGCCCTTCATATTGGATCCGCTCTTTCAAAATTTCATAAGAAGAATGTTTTGCTTGTGGATTTTGATGCGCAAGCCAATCTAACTACAGGCCTTGGCTTTGATCCCGATGAGCATGACAGCATGGCGGAAGTTTTAAAATCAAACAAGAAGCTATCCGATGTGATCCGGAAGACAAGTTTTAAAAATTTAGATCTTATTCCGGCAGACACTTGGCTTGAAAGAGTCGAGGTGACAGATCCTTTAGCAAGCGATCGTTACTCACACGAAAGGCTAAGGGATATCTTAAAAGATGCCCCTTATGATGCCATTATAATCGATACGCCGCCTTCTCTTTGCTGGCTGACAGAATCAGCCCTCATTGCGGCAAAGCACACCCTCGTTTGCGCCACCCCCGAATTTTACAGTATCAAAGGGCTTCAAAGGCTTTCCCAGTTTATTTCCAATGTCAGTGAAAGACACCCCTTGAATGTTTTGGGTGTTTTACTCTCTTTTTGGAATTCAAGAGGAAAAAGCAACGACACTTTTTTAGAAGTGATAGAAGAGACATTTCCTAAAAAAGCATTAAAAGCAAAAGTCAGAAGAGATATCAATGTCTCGGAAGCCTCTATCTTTGGAAAACCTCTTTTTGAAACTGCTCCCGGATCGAGAGCTGCTGAAGATTACAAAGAAGTTACAAAAGAAATTCTTAAGCGATTAGCTTAG
- a CDS encoding CT583 family protein: protein MAKVETLLAERLKKKENSVKIEEMARRSSKGELTSFSGVFHLAELSPLEKQNLKEILDKYKVHSYKEDDLERLIAISSEVKAINNQAVLLHGERIKKAQKILTGYQEGAFTAWLIALYGNRQTPYNFLQYYEFCSKIPSNLKQQFEMMPRQAIYTLAARDAPIDLKCQLIQELSGKTKHEILTAIRDLFPLKESDKRKQKISVQITNDLQKILATFELRKFKLNQEEKKHLLKLAQDLMKEIKQK, encoded by the coding sequence ATGGCCAAAGTTGAAACTTTGCTTGCAGAAAGACTTAAGAAAAAAGAAAACTCGGTAAAAATTGAAGAGATGGCAAGACGCTCCTCTAAAGGGGAATTGACAAGTTTTTCCGGGGTTTTTCATTTAGCTGAATTAAGCCCTCTTGAAAAGCAGAATCTAAAGGAAATTTTAGATAAGTATAAGGTTCATTCTTATAAGGAAGATGATCTTGAGCGTTTGATTGCTATTTCAAGCGAAGTCAAAGCGATCAATAATCAAGCCGTACTTTTGCACGGGGAGAGAATTAAAAAAGCTCAAAAGATTTTAACCGGGTACCAGGAAGGGGCTTTTACGGCATGGCTAATTGCCTTATACGGCAACCGGCAAACGCCATACAACTTTTTGCAATATTACGAATTTTGCTCAAAAATTCCCTCCAACTTAAAACAGCAGTTTGAAATGATGCCAAGACAAGCCATTTACACATTAGCTGCAAGGGATGCGCCGATTGATTTAAAGTGCCAGCTTATTCAAGAGCTAAGCGGCAAGACCAAGCATGAAATATTAACTGCCATAAGAGATTTATTTCCCCTAAAAGAATCGGATAAAAGAAAGCAAAAGATTTCAGTTCAAATCACTAATGATTTGCAAAAAATCCTTGCTACTTTTGAGTTAAGAAAATTTAAGCTAAATCAAGAAGAAAAGAAGCATCTTTTAAAACTTGCTCAAGACCTTATGAAAGAGATCAAGCAAAAATAG
- a CDS encoding Sec-independent protein translocase subunit TatA/TatB, with product MLGTFELIVIFCIALLLFGSKRLPEIAKSLGQGVREFRRACQTDEKEAASYDTREDSNPK from the coding sequence ATGTTAGGGACTTTTGAATTAATTGTAATTTTTTGCATAGCACTTCTCTTATTCGGCAGTAAACGCCTTCCGGAAATTGCTAAAAGCCTAGGGCAAGGGGTTCGCGAGTTTAGAAGAGCTTGCCAGACAGACGAAAAGGAAGCCGCTTCCTATGACACCCGAGAAGACTCTAACCCTAAGTGA
- the tatC gene encoding twin-arginine translocase subunit TatC, with amino-acid sequence MTPEKTLTLSDFEGQANLPFWDHVEELRKTILRSLLIAAFFSCLAFSFSTYWIDLFKWPAEFPSSFEKGFTERIVNRESVSQEFNLPESFHVLDLKNGKLESSKVVLEPEGSVTYHYFLKKPVFILTHPLDGFLITIKFSILIGLGLSSPFWVWQILTFIAPAFKRNTQKHLVSFFFCSFFCFSLGVFLGFKIILPMGVAYFLSVNESMALSYWSLLSYMDFSIMLLLAAGISFEALAVMLLLVKKGVITHAFFNRWRKLSFLACFILGALLTPPDVLSQVILALILYSFYELAFLYAFLKQRFNF; translated from the coding sequence ATGACACCCGAGAAGACTCTAACCCTAAGTGATTTTGAAGGTCAAGCCAACCTTCCCTTTTGGGACCATGTTGAAGAGCTTAGAAAAACGATTTTACGATCGCTTCTGATAGCGGCTTTTTTTTCTTGCTTAGCATTTAGTTTTTCCACTTATTGGATAGATCTGTTCAAATGGCCGGCAGAATTTCCATCTTCCTTTGAAAAGGGTTTTACAGAAAGAATAGTTAATAGAGAATCCGTATCTCAAGAATTTAATCTTCCCGAATCTTTTCATGTCCTAGATTTAAAAAATGGGAAGCTTGAAAGCAGTAAAGTGGTTCTAGAGCCGGAAGGGAGTGTGACCTATCATTATTTTCTAAAAAAACCGGTGTTTATTCTTACCCATCCGCTGGATGGTTTTTTAATCACAATTAAATTTTCAATTTTGATAGGGCTTGGGTTGTCTTCGCCTTTTTGGGTTTGGCAAATTCTTACCTTTATTGCTCCGGCTTTCAAAAGAAATACCCAAAAGCATCTAGTTTCATTCTTTTTTTGTTCCTTTTTTTGCTTTTCCCTAGGGGTTTTTTTAGGATTTAAAATTATTCTACCGATGGGTGTTGCCTACTTTTTATCAGTCAACGAATCGATGGCCTTATCCTATTGGTCTCTCCTCTCTTATATGGACTTCTCTATCATGCTTCTTTTAGCAGCAGGCATTTCTTTTGAGGCCCTTGCCGTCATGCTTTTATTGGTTAAAAAAGGGGTGATAACCCACGCTTTTTTTAATCGGTGGCGAAAGTTAAGCTTTTTGGCCTGTTTCATCTTGGGAGCTCTTTTAACACCGCCCGATGTTCTCTCTCAGGTAATCCTAGCCCTTATCCTTTATAGCTTTTACGAATTAGCTTTTCTCTACGCTTTTTTAAAGCAAAGGTTTAATTTTTAA